The genomic window CACAgggaaaacaaatcaaacaaattaaCACTGTATTCAAATTATTCCAATGCCCTTTCAAAAGATTACCTTTAGTCTAAAACCTGTGTCTTTATAGCAAACTCATTAGCATCAACACCAAAGAAGGCATTAGaaaaatatctgttttaaatCATAAAGTTATAATTGAGAAAAACAATAGAAGTTCATTATAAACTTTTTCCATTGTTGGTGGACTTGATCACTGCATGGCATGTATGCAATATGGGCATCAATGCCCCATTCAGGATGCCACATCCAAATCAGAGTCGTCTGGAGCTTTGTCTTCCAAACACTTGGATGGTATTTAGCAATAACGTAATGTTAATGAATGGCTGGCAGTGATCACCACCTTGTTTGAAAGCAGGGAGCAGTTTTACCAGTGCGTTGAGTGCGTTTCTCCTCCAGCCTGGCCAGCTTGCTCTCAAAGGTGCTCTGTAGAGTAGTGATGTCCTCCTGCAGCTTCACTTTGCACTGCTTCTCAGCGGTATAGTCTGCCTGCACCCGTGCAAGCTTCTGCTCATACTcctgcagaacacacacacacacacactgttaaagtCTCGTTGGAGCCAGGTTCACCTCATTCTGCTTCcatcaaaaaatattttccagtctttcagtcctggcaggacCGCAAGGTCCTGCCTTTATCTTAGcagaaatcacattggaacctcatgggactcctaggtcccagtctgaggtgtataagtatgtgttttaaaaaaaaagttcaataaagGACTTCTTCCTTCTTGAATGATATAACTTAATGTCAACAAAAATGATTCCGgaaagaaagggttaaaaaaatgtgGTGGAAAAACGTATGagcatttcagttttcagaaagtTCTATTTGATTCAGTAACAGCAAGCAAGGGCAGGTtatgtaaagaaaagaaaattgcaggTTATCAAGTTTTCTCTGGGAAACTCATCAAATATTCACACATGTATACAGACAGGCAAACCCGCTTAATGTCATCCTCCACACTTCTTATCACTGAAATGTCCTGGCCTACATATAATGGATGTTAATGGGGACATCCTCTTGGTACTGTCACTCTGAGCCAGGATAGTGAATCATTGCGTTTCTATTCATATCTTTATACTGTATGGTAATAACTAGTGAAGCACAGTGTAGGTTTCCTTAATGCTggatcctttttatttttttatagcctgTAAGCATGCAGGTTTGATAGGTGTCATTACATAATTAACTGATAGAGGTTCAATTGGTTCAATCAAGTAAATGAGACTGTTTCAAAGGATCCTGACAGAGTGATGCTGCCCAGAGTAGGGGATCAATGCTTGGGTTATTCTGAATGTAACAGTGACTCGGCTCGTGCCTGCGTTAATAGCATGCACCCTTAAAAAGGGGCCGATTATAAGAACAAAATAGGCAACTGTACTAATGCAattataacattgttttttaaaaacattaatgaaTGCAGGATTTCTGacaaagtccccccccccccccccaattacataaataaaaataaaccatataCCCCTCCTCCTGTTTACCTTTACAGGCAGGTTTATGTTGCATTTGCAGTGACACAGTGTACAAATTACCATAGTACATTTGGAGCCATTTCTCAAACTAAACATAATGGAAGCAGTGGTACTTCCACCGCACGGGTACAAACAAACAACCTCTTTCACTAAAGGGATCAAAATGATCGACTgaaaactacaacaaaacaaGCTGACTGTTTTAAGAATGGCAACAGAAACGTTCTTCTCGTTCTTTAATGCAGCTCTCGCAGGATCCTCTTACCTGCCGTATCTTCGCCTTCTCTGCCTCAATATCCACACATGGGCTGGGTGGAGGCTTGGGCTGACCTGCAGGAGGCGCTCCTGAGAGCTTGCTGGTCAGCAGAGCTATAAGCAGAAGAGGAGGACACAGGTCGAGGGGGAGGGGTTCAAAGATTGTTCCTAATGTTTAACATTCTGAAATGTATAAACCCTCCCACTTCATGCCAATCTCTGCAGTCTTATCTCAGAAGCTAAGCAGGATGAGCCAGCACAGCACTTGGATGGGAAACTACTAAGAAACATCAAGTGTGTACCGAACCTTATGGTTCAGAGTTCAAGTTTACAGTGAAGGGCACTTTGTTTTTCTAATCTCGATTTTAAACAGGAGCTGGAGTGTTAATCAGCAATCTGTAATAAAGCAATTCAAACCagtaatatctctctctctctgctggtctTTAAATGATTACCAACTGTAAGATAAGACAACAATGGGATGACATACATATATTAGCAAGGTATAAATCTGCTGCCCTATTCATGCTACCTATATAATGCATGATCCACGTGCGTCTGCAGCGGTTAGTAAGAGGTTTGATATGTAATCTATTCGACTGATCTAAAAGAAAGCAGATCCAGACACCTCTACTgggatcattttaaatgcatttttactaaatttctgtctgtaaaactaTGTAAAATCTTTTTTGATTTATAAGCAGAGTAGTAACAGTTGACTGTCGCAAATCTGAACTCAGCTATTTTGATTTGACAATCTGAACCATGCTCtcacaatgaaatgcatgctgacagCAGCAGTATCATAAATCTATGGAAAGTATTGTAAACATTTACATCTGTGTCTATTTTTTACTAGACAAATGACTAGCCATTTTTATTGTAGCGCTGATTAAGATCAGTACTTTTCACACATTACAATACTGCACCAAGTCCACTGCCACCCTTGAGATGAGTAGCCCTCCACTCACTGGAGAGGCTGGTGTCCCCGATCTGCCCGGTCAGCAGGGCGCGGAGCTGCTTGATCTCCTCCTGGTACTCTCGCAGCAGGGCGTCTTTGGGGTCCTCATTGATCCGGGGCCGGTTCTGGATGCTCTTGGCTCGGTTGGCGTAGCGCAGGGTGCTCAGGCTCTCTTCGTAGTTGTTGTCGGCGGGCGACAGGCAGGCCACCATCAGGGTGCGAGTGTTCCCCCCCAGTGAGTCCTGCAGCATCCGGGTGAGTTTGGAGTCTCGGTAGGGGATGTGTCGGGAGCGCCCGTCCACCAGTGCCGAGATGACATTGCCCAGGGCAGACAGGGACAGGTTGATCTTAGTGGCCTCTCTCAGCCGCTCCCCCGTGGCTCCTGTCTTGGACTGCCGCTCACTGCCAGCCAGATCCACCAGGTTCAGCTTGCCTGCCCGGAGGTGGCCCTCACCGGACTGGTCTAGAGGAGACAGAGGATCTTATAGGAGGTTTGTATTGGAGACTATTGTTAGTGAAAGGGGGGATGTTAAACCagcaaaagcctttttttttttttttttcctactataAAATCCATAGACTAATGTTGCTGATTAACAAATGGAAGAAATCCTGGACTGTGTAAGTAAGGGTagaggtttgtttttttccctctaaAGGCTGGTACAGCTGTAAATTAATAAACTGGATAAAGTTCAGTTTCCTAAACTCCAAATATCCTCCATCTATCTGTATCTGATGCAGGGATATTCGGTTCCATTCAACTGTCTAACCAATTAAATTAACATATTAGCATTTTGTAACCAATCAAAGAGCCATCACGAGAAGCCGTAGAGCACTGTTGCTgtgtcacaatacaatacagcacagatGCTGGTTAGACGACGCTGGTATGTAGAAAATACTTGAATAAATACTGAATGAATAACCTTGCACTGTACACATCCCATGTATAAACACTACAAGCTGACATCTATATTTTATACGCTTATCTTTCAAAAGATTAAACATCAAGGTACGATTCTAAATGTTTAACATCCTTGCTCAAATCCTTTAAGTGATGGCCCGACTGGCTGTATTTGTACTAAGTAGCTGAAGCAGCTGTTAAAAGCAGGTTTCACTGTGTTTATCTACTTGGTGTATGCAGTTATAAAGCagtagtaaaaagaaagtgtgggGTAGTAGTTCAGTCCTCCTTACCGACGGTGGAGATCTCCAGGTGGATGGTGAAGATGGAGTGGGAGCGGGACGAGTCCTTGTTCATCAGGGTGTATCCCACAGACCGGTTCTTCCAGCCCTGCTCCATGATGCGCTCGCACTCCCCCACACTGTGTACTGTGTGCAGGGACAGCTCCTTCACGTACACCCCCTGCTCCGGGTGCTCCTTCAGCTGaggacacagacacactgtcaaCTGCTatcacagtatgtgtgtgtgtgtgtgtgtatgtatgtatgtatatatatatatatatatatatatatatatatatatatatatataaggttgtTAAAGCATTTCGTGGAAAGCTTTGTGTATGTCATTGTCCCTTGTCGccttatatatatacattatatatatgtcatattatatatatatatatatatatatatatatatatatatacacacaccatacatatacatacatacatacatacatacatacatacatacatacatacacacacacaaatccactTGACCTTGCACTAATTCAAATCCAACGTCACAGTGACCAGGCGAACGGCACTGTTCCACATTATGTCAGCATTCCTAAGCAGGACGTTGATCTAAGTAAAATAATTTTCTGAATTCAGCTTCAGTTTAGGggtaaacatactttattttccaAACTTGTTATTTTACAGAAGTTGCTGTGAACGTTACCCATGCGGATGTGTGTGGGATAATAAGAGCAAAGGACATAGCAGCACTTTTTATACAGCTCAGTGAGATAACCCAGCAATTCAAACAGTCAGAATGTGGTAATAATATTCCTCCACTTAAAATTACACCACTGCAAGTCAGTGTCACCTATTACTGTGCCTGTGCTGTCTCGTCTCCAAGCAACAGCTTCAAGCTCTCATTATAATCTTGCTGGTTGCTGTGGAAACCAGGCATGACGAGGATTTGCCACAAAGGGTTCAGAACTTGGCATGagcatgttttatattaaaaaaaaaaaaaaaaaaaaaaaaaagttactacaaAAAAAGTCATCAATTATAAATAACACAGACCTGTTCCCTTTGTTCTCTTTCATTTATAAAAGCAAAAGAGGATGTCTCATTAGAGACTTCAAATGTGCATTGTAGGCACATTTAGATGCAGACATGAACTGTTTGTTTCATAAATGTTTCACTTCACACCTATGAACTTGACCAACCCACATTCCTCTTCAATACagttatttacagtacattataaataaCATTCTGCTTTGTATAGCTCCAGTAATAATTAATAGCAGAACAAGCTTTACAATCGTGTATCTGAACAGCATCTGGATGCTCAGAGGGGTGTATTCAACAGACATAAACATCAACAGAATTTAATACGGTCATTACTGAAAACATTCAATCTAATCACTTTTTCGTGAAAACGAGCACCTCAGTGAATGAGTTTCTTTAGAGTATTTTAATTCATTCTTTGCTGGCCTTCCACATGTTTCATTAAACAGGATGAAGCACGTTCAAAATGATGCAGCCAGAATGATTACTCATACCAAGTGTATCCCTCACGTTTTTCACTTTTGAAGGTCACTACCAGCTTCCAGTGAAACactgtattgattttaaatacaCAGTTTTGGTTCCTTTCTATTTGCacgattttcttttttcttacaaaCTGCCTTGTACTTCCAATAAAGGACTAGGTAATATCAGGGACTGGATTAGAAAGCTCTGGTGTGAGGGTATTTAGTTCTCAAGCTTCAGTTTGGAACTCACTTCCAGATTCTATTCACTcaatatccatccatccattatcatgaactgcttaatcctttacaaattatatatacagtctTACATTTTTGTTAAGGACCCTGAAATGCTTGTTTTtgaatgaaacatttaaatgaaattggTATGGTATTTCTTGCTGTCACACATAACACTCCAGGGAGTAGCTTTAATTATTAGAATGGTGGCGTTATTAGGATCcaccaccatttagatcaattgaagaCCCTGATGTGTAGTTGTAAACTCATCAGACCTCAGAAGCTGCTCTGTGATTTAATTCCATCGACAAGCCAAGTTCTCACCTCCAGCTTCTGTTTAGTGTCGTTCCCGAGAAGGTCTCGGATTTCCTCATTGTAGATTTCAAGGTATGAGGCTCTCACGAGGAACTTTGTATTCTCTGCACACTGTAGACAATACAAGAGCAGGAAGAACGATTAGCaccacagtacaatacaaacatGTCTCCTGCAAAGGATGTAGATTACATTCAAGTGCTATGATGAAGTAGGTTACCTTGCTAACTAACCTCACATGTGCAGACTGCTCCTTGGCAAATGGTGGGCACCAAGTCCTACCATTTAATCACAATTGGCATATACAGCAAAGAAACAGAGAGACTATTTCTGCACTAAAAAGACATTTAGGCCAAACAATGGAATTGTAGATACTTAACAGTAATACTGAAACCATCCAACTGTAACAGTCTTGACTGAATCTAATGGATGTGTTGTCAAGATATCTCAATGTTTGCAAACCCTTTGGCTAATGCATCAGTTAAGACTGGAAGCTCGCCAAGGCCATGCTTGTTGAGGATGGTAAAGACAGAAGTGTCTCAGGTTTTAAGATCACTCCCTGCAGTGCTGCACCTGAATGCTCTCAAAGATGTGCTCGAAAGCTCGGGGGATGACTCCCCTCTGGGCAGGGGGGTCCGTGATCCCCTGCATGGTAAAGGACTTCCCACTGCCCGTCTGTCCGTACGCAAAAATGGTCCCATTGTAGCCTTCTGTTACCCCCTGCAAAACGAAATCAAGACGGGAATCAAACCTCCAAACATCAAGGCTTTGCATAACCATCTGGTTACTTCTCCTGGTTTTGCTTCAAATTAATCAACTGGTAAGTTACAATGCAGCAAGTTAGGGTCCCCACCTCAAACAATATACCTTAGAAAAACATACCTCAAAATGTATGCCCTGTAGATCAGGAATGGCACTTCTGTCATATTGGCTGAGGACCAGTCAACAGGGTAGAAAATTAtgcataatatttttttaaatgtacagtataacataATATGTGTCGTTTTACTTCAAAGTGAAGCCATGTGCATGGTGCAGCATCCCCTTTATCTAAAGATCCACTGTTAAATATTGTGACGAGGGGCTTTTACATAGGGATAACCACTTCCTCTGTAGTGATGGCTGTGGGTAACAGTCAGCACATATTGTTCCCAAATgtataataacacattataagaaatacagacaaatagacagacagacataaacAATCATGgttcacctccaccagcaggtaCGCGATCTCGTTGTACATCTGTTCCGTGGTCTGATCAGTGTAGTAGGTCCCGTCGAAGGTGAACTGTTTGGGCGGCTCATTCGTGGCTCCCGGCTTCTGGATGAAGCACTGGCATCGGGCGCTATCCATAGTCACCGCCGCTTTGCAGTTCAAAGCCCGCTCCCTTTCATTCATTGGGCGACATCGGACCACTACCTTTACCGATTCGGACGTCATTCTTACCCCCACACCGCTGTGTCGTGCAGAAGCACACTGCCGAATGAATATAAAAGGTACAACCTGCGCACAACACGGCTTTTCAACTGGCTAGaactttaagtaaaataaaacaagaaactgaAGGATCATTATAAAGACGCTCTTTTAAAACTTCTAAGATGTTCTTGTAGATTTCCTTATCAGTTAGCTAAATTGGCATGCgcatatagacagatagatagatagatagatagatagatagatagatagatagataggcacACTGAGATCTATTGAATTCCACCTTTTCCTTGATATGTAATGTGTTGATTCTGGTGGAGTTAGTAAGTTAACTTAATAATTAGGTTTTCTGattgttattaaattaaacagtacaattaactgcaaaaaaattaacacattgcaGCGGTAGCCATTCCCACCCTACACGCACCCTCTCGATATCTCTGTTTTCAGAACCAGTGACCAAGATTTTCAAGAATACACGACTTGCAAAATGCATGCGTCtctcccaataaaaaaaaaaaaattgtttgaattTTATCGCCCTCTCCAAACCACACAACTACAACGAGAACAGCGTCCGCTCCGCCTCTCTTCGTATAGATTATTAATTCCAGTCTTCGCAACTCATCCCCAAAATTTCAACCCCGTTGTGCTGATCTGTCCAAATAAACAGACCCGGCTGCTCAACCCCACTCCGGCAGGTTAGggccctcctcccgtgttgccaGGCAACCACAAACTTCAGCAAAGACGTCACTAAACCAGTCAGGGATCTCTAAATTATTTATAGTGTGTTCTACACTACATCGTTGCTTtggtcacatatatatataaatatatttagatatatatataagatatatatatataatatatatatatatatattatatatctacaAGATCTATACATCGCGGCAACGTGGATATTAGTAATAATGTGCTTGAACACTTTGGAAACCTACACTTACGGGAAATGAATATAGTGTAGACCACAACTATGTGAGTGAAGTAAAGAATAACGTAGATTATTGGTGCTAACGTTTCTGTTGAGTATACATAAATTTAGCTAAAGCGCCTTCCGGTGGCCAAACGGGATACATGTTAAAGCATTAATACAGTAACGCTCTCATTTTATTAAGATGGGAGAAACAGTAGACTATTCCTAGGGAGGTGCAGACAGTGGTATTCTGACAGACTATGATGAATAAACTGGTGAGGACAGAGCCAAATAAAACTggaagttaaacaaaacaaaagcgtctttattaacaattacaaaatatgaaagccATAAAACAAATAGTTGTCGCGTAGATCTCAGCgtatatatttgaattttaaGACATTTATGTTCCTTTTATAAAAGTGCCACAAAAGCTCAGTAGTAGTGCTATCCACCATTCATCACGTGTGCTACAGTGTTCCTGCATGCGCACAAGACAGACACAGGTCTAGTTTAACTATatgaacagtggcagatctaacaATACTGCCAGACTGAAACCTGCTTTGTCAGGGATCTCTTACTTATTGCATGTAGTAATGTCATTACAGTGGTCCATTGAATCAGGCCAGGGAGTAAACACCAGCAGGATTTATTTTTGcttagatcaggggtctccaaccctggtcctggagaactaCGCTGGCTGCTgtttttcgtttcaaccaatctgttacttaattgaatcaattattggcttaattaatcAACAAGTGTTCCAGATCTTCAGCCACTGATCTAAAGACACCAATAAAACCTGCAggacaggggctctccaggaccagggttggagacccttggcttagatcattaaaatagactccacAATGGTGTGGATGCTTCAAACCAATAGTGCTTTACATTCAATCTCACCAGCTGCCAGTCACAACTAGGGTTGTGTTCCACACAGATTCCCACTCCTTCCAGCAAGAGTCCCAGACTGTACTAGGCAGTTGTGTCTGAACAGCTCTGTGGTTAGTGAACCAGCTTTGAAACAAGCTGGAAGAAGTCCCTGGTAGAAATCACAGGTGATTAGACATGGGCAGCCACCCCCAACCTAGACTACAGAAACAAGAACAATCTCTCCAGTGCTTGACCAATGCCAATCCATGAAGGACACACCATTAGCaccctttaaaatgttttataatgagAGGCAAACGGATATCACTAGGATATCTAGTTCCCTCAGGTTTCTCAGGTCTCCAGCCTCCATGCCTTGTTAAATGTCAGGTCTGTTTTGCAAGGTTGGCAATATTTAATGCTGCCTCAGGCTCAGAGGCTCTTCTGCGCGTTCGGAATCCGCCGCACGTTTACCTGCGGCCTGGTGTAGGCTGGAGCCTGGGCCTCGCACGCAGTCCTCCCCCTCGTAGCAATGGTTTAGGCGGGCAGAATTTAGGGAACACAGCAGCTCCCCTTTGACCTCTGTGAAGTGGTCGATTAAGGCTTCTATGCTATTAAATTCATCCTGGAGGTGCTGAGATAGAAaatataagaataaaaaaaggaGACGATGAAGGGTATCCTGTCCCTGCTAAAACTTTTGGGAAATGCACCTTTAGCTAAATGAGAGCTTGTTTAGCTTCTTTTGGTAATGCCTGACTCAAATcgattctttaaataaaaaataggtaCACAGCATAAAACCAATAATatgatttctgtttaaatcactGATACTGTACACTTATTAAATTCATACTGGAGCTGCTGATTTTCAAGCAAAGATATAAAATCATTCCAGACTCTAAACCTCGCCCTGTATACTCTTTACCTTCAGGATGTAGTTCCCATTCGAGTTCCTGTTGATCTGGTATCCCTGCAGGCCGAAGGGGGTGCGGACAGAGAGGCACCAGGACTTGGAAGAGTTGGGGTTCTGCCACAGCAGGAATGCTCCCAGGACATCTTTGCGGAGCAGTGCAGAGCTGCTGTCCCTGCAACACAAGCACAGGGCTCTTTACACACAGAATCCATTGCTTACCTCTGCTTCGTGCcattaaaaatatttacagttcCTCCTTTTATTGCAGTGAGAATCTTTTGGTTCTCTCTAAACCAATCTCGACTGATTCTATAAGGCTTGGggttattcaaaaataaaaataaacttttggaGAGTTTTTACATAAAGTACATCAGGCTCTATCAAGTGTGAATTCATAGTTTAGGGCTTCAATTTAAACTGTACGTCCTTTTTAAGTCTTAAGTGTCGCACTGGTTTCACTGCTAAATTGCACTCAGTTCAAGCAACAGCAAGATTACAGTTGGGGATCAGCAGACGATTCATGTTCTTTTCACACCCTGAGATCCTGTGCAGAGCTGTGTAATTAAAAGGGGATTGTCGGTTTCGGACTCTAGCCGATTTCTCTAGACATGTCAGTCTGGACTGTAGGGGGCGGTATTACTGTAGGAGCCCATGCTGAAAATATCTACCCTGTAAGCGTTTCCTGTTTTAtgacatcaaaaacaaaaacaccgtTTTGAGTTATGCTTTGCTTTCTCTTGCAGAGTGATGTACAGTACTAGTGACAAGCAGGTTTGAAGAGAGCGTGAGGGCAGGGgacatacatatttaatacaagaacaattcacatttctatagcgcttcaggatcccaaagcgcttcacacacacacacacacacacacacacacacacaaaattaaaccATTCAACTAAAAAACAGTCCCATACAGAATTTAataagacagatttaaaaaaatttggttttaattatacaagttgaaaaactaaagataaaaagccagtttgtaaaaatagaacaattaaaataaataaataaaattggaattaaaaaaaagttagactGATAGTAATAATTATACTATTAATAACAGTAATAGTCAGACAGCGAGAGGGGGAGCACtgtgtataaaattaaaatagataccattattatcattattattgctggtaataataataataataataataataataataataataataataataggcactCAAGCAGGCGTGGATTAAACAGTGGAATCTCTTTTGTATTTCAGTCAGTTTCATTGCTGAGCCATAGGTCCGGAGAGGAGTAACAGATATACTACAGGGTCACTGACCTGTGAATCCCTGCAAAGGACCACACAGCTTCTGTGAGGATGTCCTGGGTTTCTGACAGGGAGAAGGATTTTCCCACCTGAAAATCCAGACTCCTCCACCCCCGGTTCACTGGAAGCACAGACAGAGTGATGGGAGTGAGGGGggcaaatacaatattattggAGCAGGTGAACAGGTCATCTTCAGTGCCGCCAACCTTGTAAGAGGTACGGAAAACAAATCCTGACCTTTTCTGTGCATGTTTTTGAAGCCTGCCTAAAATGCTTTGTAAAATCAGTCACATGTTAAAAGAAAAGGTTCTTCATTGAATCATCATGAAACCTGGTAATTGTGCAACAAATATTATAAGCTTTTacttcctgcctgcctgcactTAGTTGTTTAATGCAGCTTACCAAAAAAGTTT from Polyodon spathula isolate WHYD16114869_AA chromosome 16, ASM1765450v1, whole genome shotgun sequence includes these protein-coding regions:
- the LOC121328603 gene encoding kinesin-like protein KIF17, with product MTSESVKVVVRCRPMNERERALNCKAAVTMDSARCQCFIQKPGATNEPPKQFTFDGTYYTDQTTEQMYNEIAYLLVEGVTEGYNGTIFAYGQTGSGKSFTMQGITDPPAQRGVIPRAFEHIFESIQCAENTKFLVRASYLEIYNEEIRDLLGNDTKQKLELKEHPEQGVYVKELSLHTVHSVGECERIMEQGWKNRSVGYTLMNKDSSRSHSIFTIHLEISTVDQSGEGHLRAGKLNLVDLAGSERQSKTGATGERLREATKINLSLSALGNVISALVDGRSRHIPYRDSKLTRMLQDSLGGNTRTLMVACLSPADNNYEESLSTLRYANRAKSIQNRPRINEDPKDALLREYQEEIKQLRALLTGQIGDTSLSTLLTSKLSGAPPAGQPKPPPSPCVDIEAEKAKIRQEYEQKLARVQADYTAEKQCKVKLQEDITTLQSTFESKLARLEEKRTQRTGSSEEDPPRPGTAVPLQVTAAEQSLAKPQSNQPQIAKHIGSVQRESVEEAGAAIEEGEGATSPAPLDPKQVLERLQQLEQEVVGGEQARNETLRERHKQRQNLADQRKKQLVEALAANSEESDSMLLNVYDSIQEEVHAKSKLLEDMHTKLRAAEIEIADLQSEFEFERIDYLATIRRLEREGQLTQQILERVQPLVRRDCNYSNMDRVRREAVWDEDSATWRLPEVVALKTSLPAAVPPPAHGSLGKQSGRRNSSAENGEFLLEEDRYKQLLNRRDSENIASNYFKSKRASQILNSDPMKSLVVHPAPLGNGTSHLSPSTISPTQSLDVPQPRPYRLESLELAPAATKAKRKKSKTNPNSDAP